A genomic window from Fusarium verticillioides 7600 chromosome 5, whole genome shotgun sequence includes:
- a CDS encoding actin-like protein, protein MADSLHNAPIVLDNGSGTIRAGFAGDDLPKCYFPSWVGRPKHLRVLAGALEGEVFIGQKASTELRGLLKIRYPLEHGIVTDWDDMERIWEYVYGEGLKTLSEEHPVLLTEPPLNPRSNRDTAAQILFETFNVPALHTSIQAVLSLYASGRTTGIVLDSGDGVSHAVPVYEGFAMPSSIRRIDVAGRDVTEYMQTLLRKSGYVFHTSAEKEVVRLIKESVSYVAHDPRKEERDWVGVKPNESKFAEYVLPDGFKLKIGAERFRAPEILFDPEIIGLEYPGVHQIVVDAINRTDLDLRKSLYSNIVLSGGSTLTKGFGDRLLTELQKLAVKDMRIKIFAPPERKYSTWIGGSILAGLSTFRKMWVSIDDWHENPDIIHTKFT, encoded by the exons ATGGCAGACTCCTTACATAATGCGCCTATAGTCCTCGACAACGGATCTGGCACTATTCGAGCTGGTTTCGCAGGCGATGATCTACCAAAATGTTACTTTCCCTCATGGGTTGGCCGACCGAAGCATCTGAGAGTTCTCGCGGGTGCCCTCGAGGGTGAGGTATTCATAGGACAAAAGGCCTCCACGGAATTGAGAGGGCTGCTCAAAATTCGGTATCCCCTCGAGCATGGTATTGTCACCGACTGGGACGATATGGAGAGGATCTGGGAGTATGTTTACGGTGAAGGATTGAAGACTCTCAGCGAAGAG CATCCCGTTTTATTGACGGAACCTCCCTTGAACCCCCGAAGCAATCGCGACACTGCCGCCCAGATCCTCTTCGAGACATTCAACGTCCCCGCACTCCACACATCCATCCAAGCCGTGCTATCGCTATACGCCAGTGGCCGAACGACTGGTATTGTTCTCGattctggtgatggtgtttctcATGCTGTGCCTGTTTACGAGGGTTTCGCCATGCCCAGCAGTATTCGCCGAATCGACGTGGCAGGCCGAGACGTGACTGAGTACATGCAGACATTGCTACGGAAGAGTGGATATGTCTTTCACACGAGTGCCGAGAAGGAAGTTGTGAGGCTAATCAAGGAGAGCGTCTCTTATGTTGCTCATGATCCACggaaagaggagagggatTGGGTTGGAGTGAAGCCCAATGAGAGCAAGTTTGCCGAATACGTGCTTCCAGacggcttcaagctcaag ATTGGCGCGGAACGCTTCAGAGCACCCGAGATTCTCTTTGACCCCGAGATTATCGGCCTCGAATATCCTGGTGTACACCAGATTGTCGTTGACGCTATCAACCGAACAGATCTCGACCTGCGAAAATCTCTGTACAGCAACATTGTGCTCTCCGGAGGTAGCACATTGACAAAGGGCTTCGGTGACCGTCTTTTGACAGAGCTGCAAAAACTGGCCGTCAAGGATAtgaggatcaagatctttgcGCCACCGGAGAGAAAGTACTCTACCTGGATCGGAGGCAGTATTCTCGCTGGATTGAGTACATTCCGAAAG ATGTGGGTGAGCATTGACGACTGGCACGAGAACCCTGACATTATCCATACCAAGTTCACGTAA